A region of Moorena producens PAL-8-15-08-1 DNA encodes the following proteins:
- a CDS encoding heavy metal translocating P-type ATPase: MKQQNFRLQGMSCAACARRIETLIQRVPGVVECRVNFGTEEASITYNTEPTKPHKTNQQLTKLIQQVVSDAGYQAFPIEDISDQPDDLEWQRQAETLDLKRKFIVGAVLSTVLVIGSLPMMTGLSIPWIPSWLHHPWLQLVLTTPVLFWCGQSFLTGAWKAWKHKTADMNTLVTLGTSAAYVYSLFPTVLPPVVLKSFLPQGVTLPVYYETTAVVITLILLGRLLEHRAKGQTSQAIRKLMGLQAKTARVIRHGQAQDIPLAQVQVGDVVLVRPGETIPVDGIVMEGASSVDEAMVTGESVAVKKQPGDEVIGATINKTGSFQFQATRVGKDTVLAQIVKLVHQAQGSKAPIETLADQVTGWFVPVVIAIAMVTFGVWWMTTGNPTLAMINMVAVLVIACPCALGLATPTAVMVGTGKGAENGILIKNAESLELIHQLQTIVLDKTGTLTEGKPTVTDFITVGGIYDSSSELGSFTSSNEINLLQLAAVVESHSEHPLAEAVVRYAKSQGIGFQLPTPENFTAVAGSGVQAIVDNDHPLLSSEPAGGGLTASFAPLAPQLWGEIELKSPIIGGFRGLAAGGSEVNSSENGCKGKRLVQIGTKRWMEELGIDTDVTASFAPLAPQLWGEIELKSPRIGGFRGLAAGGSEVNSYENGCKVQPNRSLADYQGDWEASSKTVVWIAVDGKVEGILGIADALKPASAEVVKSLKRLGLEVVMLTGDNQQTADAIANEVGIHRVFAQVRPDQKASMISTIQTEGKTVAMVGDGINDAPALAQADVGIAIGTGTDVAIAASDLTLISGDLQGIITAIQLSRATFRTIRTNLFFAFIYNVLGIPIAAGVLFPIFGWLLNPIIAGAAMAFSSVSVVTNALRLRNFKPISG; the protein is encoded by the coding sequence ATGAAACAACAAAACTTTCGTTTACAAGGAATGAGCTGCGCTGCTTGTGCCAGACGCATAGAAACCCTGATTCAAAGGGTTCCAGGTGTAGTAGAGTGCAGGGTCAATTTTGGTACAGAAGAAGCTAGTATTACCTACAATACCGAGCCAACTAAACCCCACAAAACTAACCAGCAACTAACCAAACTGATTCAACAGGTAGTGAGTGATGCTGGCTACCAAGCTTTCCCGATCGAGGATATCAGTGATCAGCCTGATGATCTCGAATGGCAACGTCAAGCCGAAACCCTTGACCTAAAACGAAAATTCATTGTCGGTGCTGTCCTTAGTACTGTCTTAGTGATTGGTTCACTACCGATGATGACAGGATTATCTATCCCCTGGATTCCATCTTGGTTACATCACCCTTGGCTACAGCTGGTATTAACCACACCGGTTCTGTTTTGGTGTGGACAGTCATTTTTGACTGGAGCATGGAAAGCCTGGAAACACAAAACAGCAGATATGAATACCCTAGTCACCCTTGGGACTAGTGCTGCTTATGTCTATTCTCTGTTTCCCACAGTGTTGCCCCCGGTTGTTTTGAAATCTTTCCTACCCCAAGGGGTAACTCTCCCTGTGTACTATGAAACCACTGCTGTAGTGATTACCCTGATTTTGCTAGGGCGATTGCTAGAACACCGTGCTAAAGGACAGACATCTCAAGCAATTCGTAAGTTGATGGGATTACAAGCTAAAACCGCTCGTGTGATTCGCCATGGTCAAGCCCAGGATATTCCCTTGGCCCAGGTGCAAGTTGGGGATGTGGTATTAGTGCGTCCAGGAGAAACTATTCCGGTAGACGGCATAGTGATGGAAGGGGCTTCTAGTGTGGATGAAGCCATGGTCACAGGAGAAAGTGTTGCAGTCAAGAAACAGCCGGGGGATGAAGTGATTGGAGCAACAATTAATAAAACCGGTAGCTTCCAGTTCCAGGCGACTCGGGTAGGAAAAGATACCGTACTGGCACAGATTGTTAAGTTAGTACACCAGGCTCAAGGGTCTAAAGCACCGATTGAAACCTTAGCGGATCAGGTGACAGGTTGGTTTGTGCCGGTAGTGATTGCGATCGCAATGGTCACCTTTGGGGTTTGGTGGATGACCACAGGAAATCCTACCCTAGCAATGATTAATATGGTGGCAGTGTTAGTAATTGCTTGTCCCTGTGCTTTAGGTCTAGCTACTCCAACCGCAGTGATGGTAGGGACGGGTAAAGGTGCAGAAAACGGGATTTTAATTAAGAATGCCGAGAGTCTGGAATTGATTCATCAACTGCAAACTATCGTGCTAGATAAAACCGGAACCCTAACGGAAGGGAAACCTACGGTAACGGATTTTATTACAGTTGGAGGCATCTATGACTCCTCGTCAGAACTGGGCAGCTTCACCAGCAGCAATGAAATCAACTTGCTGCAACTAGCGGCAGTGGTGGAGAGTCATTCGGAACATCCCTTAGCTGAAGCAGTGGTGCGCTATGCTAAATCTCAGGGAATAGGATTCCAGTTACCAACACCAGAGAATTTTACTGCTGTTGCGGGTAGTGGGGTACAGGCAATTGTTGATAACGATCATCCCCTCTTATCTTCCGAACCAGCAGGGGGTGGGCTTACAGCAAGTTTCGCCCCCCTAGCCCCCCAATTATGGGGGGAAATTGAGTTAAAGTCCCCCATAATTGGGGGATTTAGGGGGCTTGCAGCTGGTGGTAGTGAGGTCAATTCATCTGAAAACGGCTGTAAGGGCAAGAGATTGGTGCAGATTGGGACAAAACGATGGATGGAAGAATTAGGGATTGACACAGATGTGACAGCAAGTTTCGCCCCCCTAGCCCCCCAATTATGGGGGGAAATTGAGTTAAAGTCCCCCAGAATTGGGGGATTTAGGGGGCTTGCAGCTGGTGGTAGTGAGGTCAATTCATATGAAAACGGCTGTAAGGTGCAACCGAATCGGTCTTTAGCAGACTATCAGGGGGATTGGGAGGCGAGTAGTAAGACGGTAGTTTGGATCGCAGTTGATGGTAAAGTTGAGGGGATTTTGGGCATTGCTGATGCTCTCAAACCCGCTTCAGCTGAGGTGGTGAAATCCTTGAAGCGGTTGGGATTAGAGGTAGTAATGCTAACGGGAGATAATCAACAAACTGCCGATGCGATCGCAAACGAGGTTGGCATCCATCGGGTATTTGCTCAAGTCCGACCAGATCAAAAAGCTAGCATGATCTCCACTATCCAAACAGAAGGCAAAACTGTAGCAATGGTAGGGGATGGGATTAATGATGCCCCAGCTCTGGCTCAAGCAGACGTGGGAATTGCGATTGGTACAGGTACTGATGTTGCGATCGCAGCCTCTGACCTTACCCTAATCTCGGGAGATTTACAAGGCATCATTACAGCCATTCAACTAAGTCGTGCTACCTTCCGCACGATTCGCACTAACCTCTTTTTTGCTTTTATCTACAATGTACTAGGAATTCCAATTGCGGCTGGTGTGTTATTCCCGATCTTTGGCTGGTTACTCAATCCCATTATTGCTGGTGCAGCGATGGCATTTAGTTCAGTATCTGTGGTAACTAATGCGTTGCGATTACGGAATTTTAAACCTATTTCTGGGTGA
- a CDS encoding glutathione S-transferase family protein produces the protein MLKFYYNPLSPNVRRVWLTLLEKNLTFETVLLKLDGDQFQPDFLEINPFHHIPVLEDDGLRLVESLAIMDYLEAKYPTPPLLPSSPDTLAKVRMVQMLTINELFRPVVQLLCEKEDSPQFTKAKQKIDTVLKFLSDLLGNSPYFASDHLTLGDIVAGTEISLLVKLGINLSDYPNLDQWFKGLMQRESWQKTELSPEDFKQFKRRIKVLVWLGNREIKRGKKTQ, from the coding sequence ATGCTCAAATTCTACTACAATCCCCTCTCCCCAAATGTTCGTCGTGTCTGGCTCACATTACTAGAAAAAAACCTTACCTTTGAAACAGTATTACTTAAATTAGATGGCGATCAATTTCAACCAGATTTTTTAGAAATTAACCCCTTTCATCACATTCCAGTTCTTGAAGATGACGGTTTGCGGTTAGTAGAATCATTGGCAATTATGGACTACTTGGAAGCCAAATATCCCACACCTCCACTGCTGCCAAGTTCACCAGATACCTTAGCCAAGGTACGCATGGTACAAATGTTAACTATTAATGAGCTATTTCGGCCAGTAGTTCAACTACTTTGTGAAAAGGAAGATTCACCACAATTTACAAAAGCCAAGCAGAAGATAGATACAGTACTGAAATTTTTATCCGACTTACTAGGTAACAGCCCTTACTTTGCTTCGGACCACTTAACCTTAGGAGATATTGTTGCTGGAACAGAGATATCGTTATTAGTTAAGTTAGGTATCAATCTTAGTGATTACCCTAACCTCGATCAGTGGTTTAAGGGCTTGATGCAACGGGAATCATGGCAGAAGACAGAATTGAGTCCAGAGGATTTTAAACAATTCAAGCGGCGAATAAAAGTTCTGGTATGGCTGGGTAATCGTGAAATAAAGCGGGGAAAGAAGACACAGTAA
- a CDS encoding cytochrome P450, with the protein MIPQGWTVLCQITETHNNEEIYQYHQRFDPDRFSPERKEDKQKTFGYIPFGGGLRECLGREFAKLEMRIFAAQLLRDYDWTLLPDQDLKMVVMPTPHPRDGLKVKFSRRVGS; encoded by the coding sequence TTGATTCCTCAAGGTTGGACTGTACTGTGCCAAATTACCGAAACCCACAACAATGAGGAAATTTATCAATATCATCAACGCTTTGACCCAGATCGGTTTAGCCCAGAGAGGAAAGAAGATAAACAAAAAACCTTTGGATATATCCCCTTTGGAGGTGGTTTACGGGAATGTTTAGGCAGGGAGTTTGCCAAATTAGAAATGAGGATTTTTGCAGCTCAATTGCTCCGGGATTATGACTGGACATTATTGCCAGATCAAGATTTAAAAATGGTGGTAATGCCAACTCCCCATCCCAGAGATGGACTTAAGGTTAAGTTTAGCCGTAGAGTAGGCTCTTAA
- a CDS encoding RNA-guided endonuclease InsQ/TnpB family protein — protein sequence MLIQTFRLYPTESQKAKLFYARSLHQLLYNACLAHRRYEWKVNRKSVNYLEQQNILPAYKECWPEYKGLYSTSLQATVKRVDLAYNSFLKGLRKFPRFKSIRDYSGWTYPSTSGWKVDSNGKHGTLVLNDLKTQIRMRGKAKHWGKPTTLTVVYKPRLNQWFASITVKVDVPEPKYGSESDLSYESVVAYDLGTETAITTFDGSEFNEIKNQRFTRTLEPLLKAAGKDKRRKRAPNRKQRVKPSSRWKKANRRESQIKRKICNQRKDWQHKVTSDLVSRYDIGVTEKLNTKGMTRKAKKGSKRKKQKAGLNKSILDVGFGSLNKMLSYKIELKGGIVLQLPTKQLKPSQRCPKCGKVHKDWANLSNRYHVCDECGFRLSRDKTSTMVMYNAALGNQPGYGNDLDKRGFPSSTSKTSKHTGSMKQLGKMKRQKSRSKDGSAETPSLNRAG from the coding sequence ATGCTAATACAGACATTTCGACTGTATCCAACTGAGTCACAAAAAGCTAAGCTATTTTATGCCCGTTCGTTACACCAACTTCTGTACAATGCCTGTCTAGCTCACCGCCGCTATGAATGGAAGGTGAATCGAAAAAGTGTCAACTACCTTGAGCAACAGAATATTTTGCCAGCATACAAAGAGTGTTGGCCTGAGTATAAAGGTCTTTACAGTACCTCATTACAAGCGACCGTTAAACGGGTAGATTTAGCTTACAACAGCTTTTTAAAGGGATTAAGAAAGTTCCCAAGATTTAAGTCTATCAGGGATTATTCTGGTTGGACTTACCCCAGCACTTCTGGATGGAAAGTTGACAGCAATGGAAAACATGGAACTCTAGTGCTAAATGACTTAAAAACCCAGATCAGGATGCGAGGTAAAGCCAAACATTGGGGAAAACCAACCACTTTGACCGTTGTTTACAAACCGCGACTAAATCAATGGTTTGCGTCGATCACCGTAAAAGTGGATGTACCCGAACCCAAGTATGGGTCTGAATCAGACTTAAGTTATGAGTCGGTTGTGGCTTATGACTTGGGAACAGAGACAGCTATTACTACTTTTGATGGTTCCGAGTTCAACGAAATCAAAAATCAGCGTTTTACTCGTACTTTAGAACCATTATTGAAAGCTGCTGGCAAAGATAAACGCAGAAAACGCGCTCCTAATCGTAAACAGCGAGTAAAGCCATCAAGTCGTTGGAAAAAAGCCAATAGACGAGAATCTCAAATTAAACGCAAAATTTGCAATCAGAGAAAAGACTGGCAGCACAAAGTTACATCAGATTTAGTTAGTCGTTATGACATCGGTGTAACTGAAAAGCTAAACACGAAAGGGATGACCCGTAAGGCAAAGAAAGGGTCAAAGCGCAAAAAACAAAAGGCTGGGTTGAACAAATCCATTCTTGATGTTGGTTTTGGTTCTCTTAACAAGATGCTGTCCTACAAAATTGAGCTAAAAGGTGGGATAGTACTTCAACTGCCCACCAAGCAATTAAAGCCATCACAACGTTGCCCAAAGTGTGGAAAAGTTCATAAAGACTGGGCTAATCTCTCCAATCGTTATCACGTTTGTGATGAGTGCGGATTTCGGCTTTCACGGGACAAAACCAGCACAATGGTGATGTACAACGCAGCACTAGGTAATCAGCCGGGGTACGGAAATGACCTCGATAAACGTGGATTCCCTAGCTCTACTTCAAAGACCAGTAAGCATACTGGATCGATGAAGCAACTAGGGAAGATGAAGCGTCAAAAATCACGCTCTAAGGACGGGTCTGCTGAAACCCCGTCCCTCAACAGGGCGGGGTAG
- the tnpA gene encoding IS200/IS605 family transposase, with protein MRKGSHVVFSIHLHIVFVTKYRRQVFTKTMLDRMAQVFTRVLEPNKCKLEEFNGEPDHVHLMVSFHPDNNLSDLIASLKSASSRILRKEFKEDISKHYWGEKAKLWHDSKCIVSCGGAPLEKVKQYIENQSGGRN; from the coding sequence ATGAGGAAAGGCTCTCACGTGGTTTTTTCTATTCACCTGCATATTGTCTTTGTGACAAAATACCGTCGCCAGGTGTTTACTAAAACGATGTTAGATCGCATGGCTCAAGTATTCACGAGAGTATTGGAGCCAAACAAATGTAAATTAGAAGAATTCAACGGTGAACCAGATCATGTTCACTTGATGGTAAGTTTTCATCCCGACAATAACTTATCTGATTTAATCGCATCCCTGAAATCCGCTAGTAGCAGAATTCTCAGGAAAGAATTCAAAGAAGATATCAGTAAGCATTATTGGGGAGAAAAAGCGAAATTATGGCATGACTCTAAATGTATAGTTTCTTGTGGCGGAGCACCTTTAGAGAAAGTCAAGCAATATATCGAAAATCAATCAGGCGGACGCAATTGA
- a CDS encoding cytochrome P450 codes for MCSLPLPPGNVCLPIIGETISFLTDRNFHKKRLDKYGRIYKTHIFGSPAVTMNTAEANQFLFTNENQYVASIWPKSTQILLGAASLANQTGVFHQKRRKLMSQAFQPRALASYLPTMANITSNYLQKWEQMGTLTWYPQLQDYTFEIASTLLMGTDAGSQTPLAQLFNKWGISTPQLRPPD; via the coding sequence ATGTGTTCGCTTCCATTGCCCCCTGGTAACGTCTGTTTACCCATTATCGGTGAGACCATCAGCTTTTTAACGGATCGAAATTTCCACAAAAAGCGGTTAGACAAGTATGGGCGCATCTACAAAACCCACATTTTTGGTAGTCCTGCGGTGACGATGAATACTGCAGAAGCGAATCAATTTCTGTTTACGAATGAAAATCAGTATGTTGCTTCTATCTGGCCCAAAAGCACGCAAATCTTACTTGGAGCCGCCTCACTGGCCAACCAAACGGGAGTTTTCCACCAAAAGCGCCGTAAGTTAATGTCCCAGGCGTTTCAACCGAGAGCATTAGCTAGTTATCTTCCCACTATGGCCAACATTACTAGCAATTATCTCCAGAAATGGGAACAGATGGGAACTTTAACCTGGTATCCTCAACTGCAGGACTATACCTTTGAGATCGCTAGTACCTTGCTGATGGGAACTGATGCAGGTTCCCAAACCCCTCTGGCTCAACTATTTAACAAATGGGGAATTTCGACCCCTCAATTGCGTCCGCCTGATTGA
- a CDS encoding cytochrome P450: MQSLPLPPGNVCLPIIGETISFLTDRNFHKKRLDKYGRIYKTHIFGSTTVTMTTAEANQFLFTNENKYVAAISPKSTQTLLGTASRVNQTGVVHQKRRKLMYQAFQPRALASYLPTMANITSNYLQKWEEMGTLTWYPELRDYTFDIASTLLMGTDAGSQTPLAQLFKNFSEGLFTMPISLPWTKFGKALRARQGLLSHIETIVRQRQQQKNSGEQDALGLFLQARDDEGNSLSLDEIKDHVLLLLWAGYDTLTSAIASFCLLTAQHPDVLAHLRAEQQQFSGSEPLTIEQLKQMTYLEQVLKEVLRIIPPVSGLFRKVIQSFEFEGYLIPQGWTVLCQITETHNNGEIYQDHQRFDPDRFSPDRTEDKHKTFGYIPFGGGLWECLGREFAKLEMKIFAAQLLRDYDWTLVPGQDLEMVVSPTPHPRDGLKVKFSRRVGS, translated from the coding sequence ATGCAATCGCTTCCATTGCCCCCTGGTAATGTCTGTTTACCCATTATCGGTGAAACGATCAGCTTTTTAACGGATCGAAATTTCCACAAAAAGCGGTTAGACAAGTATGGGCGCATCTACAAAACCCACATTTTTGGTAGTACTACGGTGACGATGACTACTGCAGAAGCGAATCAATTTCTGTTTACGAATGAAAATAAGTATGTTGCTGCTATCTCGCCCAAAAGCACGCAAACTTTACTTGGAACTGCCTCACGGGTCAACCAAACAGGAGTTGTCCACCAGAAGCGCCGCAAATTAATGTACCAGGCGTTTCAACCGAGAGCATTAGCTAGTTATCTTCCCACTATGGCCAACATTACTAGCAATTATCTCCAGAAATGGGAAGAGATGGGAACCTTAACCTGGTATCCTGAACTGCGGGACTATACCTTTGATATCGCTAGTACCTTGCTGATGGGAACTGATGCAGGTTCCCAAACCCCTCTGGCTCAACTATTTAAGAACTTTTCTGAGGGATTGTTCACTATGCCGATATCTCTACCTTGGACAAAGTTTGGTAAAGCATTGCGTGCTCGTCAAGGATTGCTGAGCCATATCGAAACCATTGTCCGACAGCGACAGCAACAGAAAAATTCCGGAGAGCAGGACGCCTTAGGATTATTTTTACAAGCCCGGGATGACGAGGGGAATTCCTTAAGTTTGGATGAAATCAAAGACCACGTGCTTCTGTTGTTGTGGGCAGGTTACGACACCTTAACCTCTGCGATCGCATCCTTTTGTCTGTTGACAGCCCAGCATCCAGATGTTCTTGCCCATCTCCGTGCTGAACAACAGCAGTTTTCTGGTTCAGAACCCCTAACCATCGAACAGCTCAAGCAGATGACGTATCTAGAGCAAGTGCTCAAAGAAGTGCTGCGCATAATTCCTCCGGTTAGTGGTCTGTTTCGGAAGGTTATTCAGTCTTTTGAATTTGAAGGTTACTTGATTCCTCAAGGTTGGACTGTACTGTGCCAAATTACCGAAACCCACAACAATGGAGAAATTTATCAAGATCATCAACGCTTTGACCCAGATCGGTTTAGTCCAGATAGGACAGAAGATAAACACAAAACCTTTGGATATATCCCCTTTGGTGGCGGTTTATGGGAATGTTTAGGCAGGGAGTTTGCCAAATTAGAAATGAAGATTTTTGCGGCTCAATTGCTCCGGGATTATGACTGGACATTAGTGCCAGGTCAAGATTTAGAAATGGTGGTGAGTCCAACTCCCCATCCCCGGGATGGACTGAAGGTTAAGTTTAGCCGTAGAGTAGGCTCTTAG
- a CDS encoding F510_1955 family glycosylhydrolase: protein MNVEINDMVKNWFIYSIVAITVMGCQPTTIKTNITQSTITGVTNDVTKNNVILSDAPEKWWQKTNIHAMAVSPENPEILYVATHHGLLQRSEAGKWLQVGKTRSNFTSFVAHPKDSGRLYASLHPPSGGKLGFLTSYNQGQHWQLQSLLGVHFLTLAIAPANPKVIYGWAVSGKQGLLGSKDGGKTWNQLPGQGLEDIPHNLVVDPRNPEHLFAATTLGLFESRDGGKSWILVPNSQESLVASLALKSEAEKTVIYGFHILSEDSGGFFKSTDGGKTWEAISSETGDLFLYMAIAPSNPEFLYAANDKNGILQSKDSGKTWQPLF from the coding sequence ATGAATGTAGAGATAAACGATATGGTTAAAAATTGGTTTATTTACAGTATTGTCGCTATTACGGTGATGGGTTGTCAACCCACCACAATTAAAACCAATATCACTCAGTCAACCATAACCGGAGTGACCAATGATGTCACTAAGAATAACGTTATTCTTAGTGATGCTCCTGAGAAGTGGTGGCAGAAAACTAATATTCACGCTATGGCTGTTAGTCCAGAGAATCCGGAAATCCTCTACGTAGCCACCCATCATGGTTTACTCCAGCGTTCTGAGGCAGGGAAATGGCTGCAAGTTGGCAAAACTCGTTCTAATTTCACCAGCTTTGTGGCTCATCCCAAGGATAGCGGACGCTTGTATGCTAGCTTACATCCACCATCAGGAGGCAAGCTCGGTTTTCTGACTAGCTACAATCAAGGGCAACATTGGCAGCTCCAATCCCTGCTCGGAGTACACTTTCTGACGTTAGCGATCGCACCAGCTAATCCCAAAGTAATTTATGGATGGGCGGTTTCTGGAAAACAAGGGTTGTTGGGTTCAAAAGATGGTGGCAAAACCTGGAATCAATTACCAGGGCAGGGACTGGAGGATATTCCCCATAACTTAGTAGTTGACCCGCGCAATCCTGAGCACCTATTTGCCGCTACAACTCTGGGATTATTTGAGAGTAGGGATGGTGGGAAAAGCTGGATTTTAGTCCCCAATTCTCAAGAGTCCCTCGTTGCTAGTCTGGCTCTGAAATCCGAAGCAGAAAAGACAGTAATTTATGGATTTCACATTCTTTCAGAAGACTCCGGAGGATTCTTTAAAAGTACCGATGGGGGTAAGACTTGGGAAGCCATAAGCTCAGAAACAGGAGACTTATTTTTGTATATGGCGATCGCCCCGTCTAATCCCGAATTCTTATACGCTGCTAATGATAAGAATGGGATATTACAATCCAAAGATAGCGGCAAAACTTGGCAACCATTATTCTAA